One genomic region from Vanacampus margaritifer isolate UIUO_Vmar chromosome 2, RoL_Vmar_1.0, whole genome shotgun sequence encodes:
- the rnf2 gene encoding E3 ubiquitin-protein ligase RING2 isoform X2 has protein sequence MTQTVQTNGVQPLSKTWELSLYELQRTPQEAITDGLEIAVSPRSLHSELMCPICLDMLKNTMTTKECLHRFCADCIITALRSGNKECPTCRKKLVSKRSLRPDPNFDALISKIYPSRDEYEAHQERVLARISKHNNQQALSHSIEEGLKIQAMTRLQRGKRQTVENGSGAEDNGDSSHCSNASVHSNQAGPSIKRTKTSDDSGLDMDNAAENGGGDSVIDSGASEIELVFRPHPTLMEKDDGHNSVEFVPRYIKTSGNATVDHLSKYLAVRLALEELRRNTEANPVNVEAASEKQYTIYIPTAGNQFTVLNGSFSLELVSEKYWKVNKPMELYFAPTKEHK, from the exons ATGACTCAAACCGTTCAGACCAATGGGGTTCAACCCCTGAGTAAGACGTGGGAGTTGAGCCTTTATGAACTACAGAGGACTCCTcag GAAGCTATAACAGATGGGTTGGAGATTGCAGTTTCGCCCAGGTCATTACACAGTGAACTAATGTGTCCTATCTGTCTGGATATGCTGAAAAACACAATGACAACCAAAGAATGCCTGCACCGTTTCTGTGCTGATTGCATTATCACAGCTTTGCGATCTGG CAATAAAGAATGTCCTACGTGTCGCAAGAAGTTGGTTTCCAAGAGGTCGCTGCGTCCAGACCCTAATTTCGATGCCCTGATAA GTAAAATTTACCCCAGCCGGGATGAGTATGAAGCACACCAGGAAAGAGTGTTGGCCCGCATTAGCAAACATAACAACCAGCAAGCACTTTCCCACAGCATAGAGGAAGGTCTGAAGATACAGGCTATGACCAG ACTGCAGCGTGGTAAAAGACAAACGGTGGAGAATGGTAGTGGAGCTGAAGATAATGGAGACTCCTCACACTGCAGTAATGCGTCTGTCCACAGCAATCAG GCTGGTCCAAGCATAAAGCGCACCAAGACAAGTGATGACAGTGGACTTGACATGGACAATGCTGCTGAGAACGGAGGAGGCGACTCTGTGATTGACAGCGGTGCCAGCGAAATAGAATTGGTTTTCAGGCCTCATCCCACACTCATGGAAAAGGATGACGGTCACAACAG TGTGGAGTTTGTTCCTCGCTACATAAAGACATCTGGAAACGCAACAGTGGACCACCTGTCAAAATACTTGGCTGTCCGTCTGGCCTTGGAGGAGCTTCGAAGAAACACAGAGGCCAATCCTGTGAATGTGGAGGCAGCTTCAGAGAAACAGTACACCATCTACATACCTACTGCTGGAAACCAGTTCACC GTTCTGAATGGTTCTTTCTCTTTGGAGCTGGTCAGCGAAAAATACTGGAAGGTGAACAAACCCATGGAACTTTACTTTGCCCCTACTAAAGAACATAAGTAA
- the rnf2 gene encoding E3 ubiquitin-protein ligase RING2 isoform X1: protein MTQTVQTNGVQPLSKTWELSLYELQRTPQEAITDGLEIAVSPRSLHSELMCPICLDMLKNTMTTKECLHRFCADCIITALRSGNKECPTCRKKLVSKRSLRPDPNFDALISKIYPSRDEYEAHQERVLARISKHNNQQALSHSIEEGLKIQAMTRLQRGKRQTVENGSGAEDNGDSSHCSNASVHSNQEAGPSIKRTKTSDDSGLDMDNAAENGGGDSVIDSGASEIELVFRPHPTLMEKDDGHNSVEFVPRYIKTSGNATVDHLSKYLAVRLALEELRRNTEANPVNVEAASEKQYTIYIPTAGNQFTVLNGSFSLELVSEKYWKVNKPMELYFAPTKEHK, encoded by the exons ATGACTCAAACCGTTCAGACCAATGGGGTTCAACCCCTGAGTAAGACGTGGGAGTTGAGCCTTTATGAACTACAGAGGACTCCTcag GAAGCTATAACAGATGGGTTGGAGATTGCAGTTTCGCCCAGGTCATTACACAGTGAACTAATGTGTCCTATCTGTCTGGATATGCTGAAAAACACAATGACAACCAAAGAATGCCTGCACCGTTTCTGTGCTGATTGCATTATCACAGCTTTGCGATCTGG CAATAAAGAATGTCCTACGTGTCGCAAGAAGTTGGTTTCCAAGAGGTCGCTGCGTCCAGACCCTAATTTCGATGCCCTGATAA GTAAAATTTACCCCAGCCGGGATGAGTATGAAGCACACCAGGAAAGAGTGTTGGCCCGCATTAGCAAACATAACAACCAGCAAGCACTTTCCCACAGCATAGAGGAAGGTCTGAAGATACAGGCTATGACCAG ACTGCAGCGTGGTAAAAGACAAACGGTGGAGAATGGTAGTGGAGCTGAAGATAATGGAGACTCCTCACACTGCAGTAATGCGTCTGTCCACAGCAATCAG GAGGCTGGTCCAAGCATAAAGCGCACCAAGACAAGTGATGACAGTGGACTTGACATGGACAATGCTGCTGAGAACGGAGGAGGCGACTCTGTGATTGACAGCGGTGCCAGCGAAATAGAATTGGTTTTCAGGCCTCATCCCACACTCATGGAAAAGGATGACGGTCACAACAG TGTGGAGTTTGTTCCTCGCTACATAAAGACATCTGGAAACGCAACAGTGGACCACCTGTCAAAATACTTGGCTGTCCGTCTGGCCTTGGAGGAGCTTCGAAGAAACACAGAGGCCAATCCTGTGAATGTGGAGGCAGCTTCAGAGAAACAGTACACCATCTACATACCTACTGCTGGAAACCAGTTCACC GTTCTGAATGGTTCTTTCTCTTTGGAGCTGGTCAGCGAAAAATACTGGAAGGTGAACAAACCCATGGAACTTTACTTTGCCCCTACTAAAGAACATAAGTAA